TCTGGCCGAGCCGCATGGCCAGACCTACCGCTACCGCTCGCCCAATTCAGATATGCTCGGCATCCTGGTGGAGCGGGCATCCGGCAAGCGCGTCAGCGACCTGCTCGGCGAAAAACTATGGCTGCCGCTTGGTGCTGCTAGCGAAATGTCGGTGACGGTCGACATGGAAGGCACGGCGCGCACCGCCGGCGGCATGTCGATGACGCCGCGCGATCTTGCCCTGATCGGCGAGATGATGCGGCAGGGCGGGGTGGCCAATGGCCGCCGCATCGTGCCGGAGGCCTGGGTACGCGATACGGTTGCCGCCGGCGGCAGCTATGAGGCGTGGCGGCGTGGCACGATGGCGTTCCTTTTCCCCGAAGGCCGCTATCGCAACAAGTGGTACCAGGCGGGCACGGCAAGCGGCGCCTTCTGCGGCATCGGCATCCACGGCCAATGGATCTACGTCAACCCCCGGGACGAGGTGGTGGTCGCCAAGATGTCGTCGCAGCCGGAGCCGGTGGACGACAAGCTCGACCTCGATATCGTTGCGTTTTTCGAGGCGCTGAGCGGCATGGTCTGAGGGGCGTGATCGCTGATGTCGGCCGATTGTCGATGTCGGCGCTGCCCCTCATCCGCCTGCCGGCACCTTCTCCCCGTATAGTGACGGGGAGAAGGTGAGCTGGCCGCTACCTCTGTGCTTATTTTCCAACGCTGCCGATTGGCGAAGCCGGCGATGGGAGCGACCCTCTCCCCGTCACTATACGGGGAGAGGATGCCGGCAGGCAGGTGAGGGGCAGCGCCAGCCTTCGGCAGTAATCGTTCCGCGCAGTAGTCGAGAGACCTGGTTTAGCGCAGTCACGGCAACGCGCTTTCCTGTGGACCTTTCCGCCGGCTGAGAACAGCGCGGTTGGCGGGCGGGGTGTCCCGGCCTATGGTCACCGCTCTTTTTCGACAGGGACCGGCATGGCATCGGATATCAAGCGCATCGCAGCAATCATCGCGGCCGAGATCGGCTCGCGGCCGGAGCAGGCGGCAGCGGCGATCGGGCTGCTCGACGAAGGCGCTACGGTGCCGTTCGTGGCGCGCTACCGCAAGGAGGTCACCGGCGGGCTCGACGATACGCAGTTGCGCGATCTTTCCGAGCGGCTTGCCTATCTGCGCGAGCTCGATGCGCGCCGCGAGACGATCCTCGGCTCGATCCGCGAGCAGGGCAAGCTGACCGAGGAGCTCGAGGCCAAGATCACGGCGGCGACGACCAAAGCCGAACTGGAGGACATCTACCTGCCCTATAAACCCAAGCGCCGCACCAAGGCGGAGATCGCCAAGGAACGTGGGCTCGGGCCGCTCGCCGAGGCGATCCTTGCCGACCGTTCGGCGGTGCCGACAGAACTCGCGCTCGCCTACGTCACGGAAGAGGTGCCGGACGCCAAGGCGGCGCTCGAAGGGGCGCGCGACATCCTGTCGGAGCAGTTCGCCGAGAATGCCGACCTGGTCGGCAAGCTGCGAGGCTATATGAAGGAACGCGCCTTCCTGCGTGCCAAGGTCGTCGACGGCAAGCAGGAAGCCGGCGCCAAATTCTCGGACTATTTCGACCATGTCGAGCGTTGGGCGGGCGTTCCCAGCCACCGCGCCTTGGCCATGCTGCGCGGCCGCAACGAAGAGGTGCTGTCGCTCGACATCGAGGTCGATGCCGACGACGCCTCGCCGGTGAAGCCGGTCGAGCGCATGATCGCCAACGCCTATGTGATCGGCGCCAGCCTGCCGGGCGACAAATGGCTGATGGAGGTGGCCGGCTGGACCTGGCGGATAAAGCTGTCGCTGCATCTGACGCTCGATTTGATGCGCGACCTGCGCGAACGGGCCGAGGAAGAGGCGATCCATGTCTTCGCCCGCAATCTGAAGGACCTGCTGCTCGCCGCTCCCGCCGGCTCGCGTCCAACCATGGGTCTCGATCCGGGTATTCGCACCGGCGTCAAGGTGGCGGTGGTCGATGGCACCGGCAAGCTGGTGGCGACGACGACGGTCTATCCGTTTCCGCCGAGGAACGATGTGCGCGGCACCCAAGCCGAACTCGCCGCGCTCATCCGCCAGCACAAGGTGGAGCTGATCTCGATCGGCAACGGCACCGGCAGCCGCGAGACCGAGAAGCTGGTGGCCGACATGTTGTCGGACCTGCCCGCCGCTTCCGGACCGAAACCGCTCAAGGTGATCGTCAGCGAGGCGGGCGCCTCGGTCTATTCCGCTTCTGCCACGGCGGCAGCCGAATTCCCCGGCCTCGACGTGTCGCTGCGCGGCGCAGTGTCGATCGCGAGACGCCTGCAGGATCCGCTGGCCGAGCTGGTCAAGATCGAACCGAAGTCGATCGGCGTCGGCCAGTACCAGCACGATGTCGACCAGTACCGGCTCGGCC
The window above is part of the Mesorhizobium sp. WSM4904 genome. Proteins encoded here:
- a CDS encoding Tex family protein, producing the protein MASDIKRIAAIIAAEIGSRPEQAAAAIGLLDEGATVPFVARYRKEVTGGLDDTQLRDLSERLAYLRELDARRETILGSIREQGKLTEELEAKITAATTKAELEDIYLPYKPKRRTKAEIAKERGLGPLAEAILADRSAVPTELALAYVTEEVPDAKAALEGARDILSEQFAENADLVGKLRGYMKERAFLRAKVVDGKQEAGAKFSDYFDHVERWAGVPSHRALAMLRGRNEEVLSLDIEVDADDASPVKPVERMIANAYVIGASLPGDKWLMEVAGWTWRIKLSLHLTLDLMRDLRERAEEEAIHVFARNLKDLLLAAPAGSRPTMGLDPGIRTGVKVAVVDGTGKLVATTTVYPFPPRNDVRGTQAELAALIRQHKVELISIGNGTGSRETEKLVADMLSDLPAASGPKPLKVIVSEAGASVYSASATAAAEFPGLDVSLRGAVSIARRLQDPLAELVKIEPKSIGVGQYQHDVDQYRLGRSLEAVVEDAVNAVGVDLNTASAPLLARVSGLGPSLAEAIVAHRDAGGPFATRRDLLNVARLGPRAFEQCAGFLRIANGTEPLDASSVHPEAYGVAKKIVAACGRDVRSLMGDSAALKALDPCVFVDKRFGLPTVRDIIAELEKPGRDPRPGFKTATFAEGVDDIKDLKPGMLLEGTVTNVAAFGAFVDIGVHQDGLVHVSQLADRFVKDAHEVVKAGDVVKVRVVDVDIKRKRIGLSMRKDGGEGASRGGQRDQGGKPAPRSSAPHRQQERTAHQGAFGAALAEAMKRK